From one [Ruminococcus] lactaris ATCC 29176 genomic stretch:
- a CDS encoding V-type ATP synthase subunit B: protein MSIEYLGLSSINGPLIALEGVQDAFYDEIVEFVVNGEERKLGRIVEVYEDKAVIQVFEGSENMSLKNTHTKLTGHPMEIALSPDMLGRTFNGIGQPIDDLGPLVSNLKRDVNGLPLNPIRREYPRNYIHTGISAIDGLTTLIRGQKLPIFSGNGLPHDQLAAQIVKQASLGDDSDEQFAIVFAAMGVKHDVADFFRNTFEESGVADHVAMFLNLANDPVVERLITPKVALTVAEYLAFERHMHILVILTDMTSFAEAMREVSSSKGEIPSRKGFPGYLYSELATIYERAGIVRGVDGSVTQLPILTMPNDDITHPIPDLTGYITEGQIVLDRPLHGQSIYPPINILPSLSRLMKDGIGAGYTREDHQDLANQLFSAYAKVGDARNLASVIGEDELSPIDKKYLAFGKEFEERYIGQRPDENRSMEETLDLGWELLGKLPREELDRVDTKILDKYYKPAPEE, encoded by the coding sequence ATGTCAATAGAATATTTAGGATTAAGCAGTATCAACGGCCCTCTGATCGCACTGGAGGGCGTACAGGATGCTTTTTATGATGAGATCGTAGAATTTGTCGTAAACGGAGAAGAACGCAAGCTTGGACGTATTGTAGAGGTCTACGAAGATAAAGCAGTCATCCAGGTCTTTGAAGGCTCTGAAAATATGTCTTTGAAAAATACGCATACCAAACTGACCGGACACCCGATGGAGATTGCACTTTCACCGGATATGCTCGGTCGTACGTTCAACGGAATCGGACAGCCCATTGATGATCTCGGACCACTGGTCTCAAACCTGAAACGGGATGTCAACGGTCTTCCGCTGAACCCGATCCGCAGGGAATACCCCCGGAACTATATCCACACCGGTATCTCCGCCATCGACGGACTGACCACACTGATCCGCGGACAGAAACTTCCGATTTTCTCAGGAAACGGACTCCCGCATGACCAGCTTGCGGCACAGATCGTAAAGCAGGCCTCTCTGGGGGATGATTCCGATGAACAGTTTGCTATTGTATTTGCCGCTATGGGCGTCAAGCATGATGTCGCTGATTTCTTCCGGAATACTTTTGAAGAAAGCGGTGTTGCCGACCATGTTGCCATGTTCCTGAACCTTGCAAATGATCCGGTCGTAGAACGACTCATCACTCCGAAGGTTGCCCTGACTGTCGCGGAATATCTGGCTTTTGAACGGCATATGCACATTCTTGTCATCCTGACGGATATGACTTCTTTTGCCGAAGCGATGCGTGAGGTTTCCTCCTCCAAAGGAGAGATTCCAAGCCGAAAGGGATTTCCGGGATACCTCTACAGTGAACTCGCCACGATCTACGAACGTGCAGGAATCGTCCGCGGTGTAGATGGCTCTGTGACTCAACTGCCGATCCTCACCATGCCAAATGATGATATCACACATCCGATCCCGGATCTGACCGGTTATATTACAGAAGGACAGATTGTACTTGACCGCCCGTTACACGGACAGTCCATTTATCCGCCGATTAATATCCTTCCTTCCCTTTCCCGTCTGATGAAGGACGGAATCGGAGCAGGCTATACACGAGAAGACCACCAGGATCTTGCCAATCAGCTTTTCTCCGCCTACGCCAAAGTAGGAGATGCAAGAAACCTCGCTTCTGTTATCGGTGAAGATGAACTCTCTCCGATTGATAAAAAGTATCTTGCATTCGGAAAAGAATTTGAAGAGCGTTATATCGGACAGCGGCCGGATGAAAACCGCAGTATGGAAGAGACACTGGATCTCGGCTGGGAACTGTTAGGAAAACTTCCAAGAGAGGAACTGGATCGTGTAGATACAAAGATCCTCGACAAATACTACAAACCTGCACCGGAAGAATAG
- the trmB gene encoding tRNA (guanosine(46)-N7)-methyltransferase TrmB yields the protein MRLRNIPHAEGVIQMHRTVIKRPEDQRGCWHQVFGDRHPIYIEIGMGKGQFILNMAKAHPDVNFIGIERYSSVLLRALEKFDTEEYEALTNIRFVCMDARNVEEVFAPEEVDKIFLNFSDPWPKARHAKRRLTSTEFLERYEKILAQGGRVEFKTDNTELFNFSLEQVKEAGWYLEKYTYDLHHQEEMNAGNIMTEYEEKFSLKGNPINKLIARRKD from the coding sequence ATGAGACTTAGAAATATCCCGCATGCAGAGGGCGTGATCCAGATGCACCGTACAGTGATTAAAAGACCGGAAGATCAGCGAGGATGCTGGCATCAGGTGTTTGGAGACCGGCATCCTATCTATATAGAAATCGGAATGGGTAAGGGGCAGTTTATTCTGAATATGGCAAAGGCTCATCCCGATGTGAACTTTATCGGAATCGAGCGTTATTCCAGTGTGCTTTTGAGAGCGTTGGAAAAGTTTGATACAGAGGAATATGAAGCTCTGACCAATATCCGGTTTGTCTGCATGGACGCAAGAAATGTGGAAGAGGTGTTCGCACCGGAGGAAGTGGATAAGATTTTCCTGAATTTTTCAGATCCGTGGCCGAAAGCACGCCATGCAAAGAGAAGACTGACTTCAACGGAATTTTTAGAACGGTATGAAAAGATCCTGGCGCAGGGCGGAAGGGTTGAGTTTAAGACGGATAATACCGAGTTGTTTAACTTTTCACTGGAGCAGGTGAAAGAGGCCGGCTGGTATCTGGAGAAATACACGTATGACCTGCATCACCAGGAAGAGATGAATGCAGGAAATATCATGACAGAATATGAAGAAAAGTTTTCCCTGAAAGGAAATCCGATCAATAAACTGATCGCGAGAAGGAAAGACTGA
- a CDS encoding V-type ATP synthase subunit A, with amino-acid sequence MINLYLKEETALVKTATIYGINGPVIYLKGNTGFCMSEMVYVGKQKLVGEVIALDKDLTTVQVYEETTGLYPGEEVIATGNPVSVTLAPGILNNIFDGIERPLERIAESAGAFITRGVSVDSLDRTKKWPTHITVKQGDYLHAGDIIAEVPETHAITHKCMVPPGIEGTVLVTVADGAYTIDDLLVRLQLPDGDTKDLTMTQHWPIRTPRPTHHRFPASVPLVTGQRIIDTMFPIAKGGTAAIPGGFGTGKTMTQHQIAKWADADIIIYIGCGERGNEMTQVLEEFSELTDPRTGKPLMDRTTLIANTSNMPVAAREASIYTGLTLAEYYRDMGYDVAIMADSTSRWAEALRELSGRLEEMPAEEGFPAYLASRLSAFYERAGMMHNLNGTDGSVTIIGAVSPQGGDFSEPVTQNTKRFVRCFWGLDKSLAYARHFPAIHWLTSYSEYLTDLSPWYQDNVSPKFVDYRNRLMALLNQESSLLEIVKLIGSDVLPDDQKLVLEIARVIRLGFLQQNAFHKDDTCVSMEKQFLMMDTILYLYKQARTLVTMGHPMSVLKSENIFDRIISIKYDVPNDRLELFAQYHRDIDAFYQRVIEKNA; translated from the coding sequence ATGATAAATTTATATTTGAAGGAGGAGACGGCATTGGTTAAGACAGCAACTATTTACGGAATCAACGGTCCCGTCATTTACCTCAAAGGAAATACCGGTTTCTGTATGTCAGAAATGGTTTATGTCGGAAAGCAGAAGCTGGTTGGAGAAGTCATTGCACTGGACAAAGACCTGACCACGGTTCAGGTTTATGAAGAAACCACCGGACTGTATCCCGGAGAGGAGGTCATTGCCACCGGCAATCCGGTATCTGTGACCCTTGCTCCCGGTATCCTGAATAATATTTTCGATGGAATCGAGCGTCCGCTGGAACGGATCGCAGAATCTGCAGGTGCATTCATCACCCGTGGAGTAAGCGTGGATTCACTGGATCGTACAAAAAAATGGCCCACCCACATTACTGTAAAGCAGGGAGATTATCTCCATGCCGGGGATATCATCGCAGAGGTTCCCGAAACCCATGCGATCACCCATAAATGTATGGTTCCTCCGGGGATCGAAGGAACCGTTCTTGTCACGGTGGCAGACGGAGCGTATACCATTGATGATCTTCTTGTCCGTCTGCAGCTCCCTGACGGGGATACAAAAGACCTTACCATGACCCAGCACTGGCCGATCCGCACACCGCGTCCGACGCACCACCGGTTTCCGGCATCCGTTCCGCTTGTCACCGGACAGCGGATCATCGACACGATGTTTCCGATCGCCAAAGGCGGTACTGCCGCAATCCCGGGTGGATTCGGAACCGGAAAGACCATGACCCAGCATCAGATCGCCAAGTGGGCGGATGCGGATATCATCATTTATATCGGCTGTGGTGAACGTGGAAATGAAATGACGCAGGTGCTTGAGGAATTTAGTGAACTGACTGATCCACGTACCGGAAAACCACTGATGGATCGTACTACTCTGATCGCCAATACTTCTAACATGCCAGTGGCTGCCCGCGAGGCCAGTATTTATACAGGACTGACACTTGCCGAGTATTACCGGGACATGGGCTATGACGTAGCGATCATGGCAGATTCCACCTCCCGTTGGGCTGAAGCCCTCCGAGAACTTTCAGGACGACTGGAAGAAATGCCGGCAGAAGAAGGATTCCCGGCTTACCTTGCATCCCGCCTTTCCGCTTTTTACGAGCGTGCCGGCATGATGCATAATTTAAACGGAACAGATGGTTCCGTCACCATTATCGGAGCAGTTTCCCCACAGGGCGGTGACTTTTCCGAACCGGTCACCCAGAACACCAAACGTTTTGTACGCTGCTTCTGGGGACTGGATAAGAGTCTTGCCTATGCAAGACATTTCCCTGCCATCCACTGGCTGACCAGTTACAGTGAATATCTCACTGACTTAAGCCCCTGGTACCAGGACAACGTTTCCCCGAAATTCGTTGACTACCGCAACCGTCTGATGGCTCTTTTAAATCAGGAAAGCAGCCTGCTTGAAATTGTCAAGCTGATCGGAAGTGATGTTCTTCCCGACGATCAGAAGCTCGTCCTGGAAATTGCCCGCGTGATCCGGCTTGGATTTCTTCAGCAGAATGCATTCCATAAAGATGATACCTGCGTTTCCATGGAAAAGCAGTTTCTGATGATGGATACGATCCTTTACCTTTATAAGCAGGCACGTACGCTTGTCACCATGGGACATCCGATGTCCGTCCTGAAATCGGAAAATATTTTTGACCGCATTATTTCCATCAAATACGATGTTCCGAATGACCGGCTGGAGCTTTTTGCCCAGTACCATCGCGACATTGATGCCTTTTATCAGCGTGTCATTGAAAAGAATGCATAA
- a CDS encoding V-type ATP synthase subunit E produces the protein MTLEEKITHLKTTSMEQARAEGNAIIDSHREALDKVFEDHKAEALRQSETRIKAETTNAKLALNQALAKSQLEIKRKQGKIQQELKDKIFEEAQDLIHAFMKTEAYDDFLIRCIRSAVRFAGTDPVTVYINLSDEKKKTALEDATQVHLSVSAEDFIGGVRSVIRSRNILIDNSFQTQLKDQYDKFIFEGGDGIG, from the coding sequence TTGACTTTAGAAGAAAAGATCACGCATTTAAAGACGACTTCCATGGAGCAGGCCCGGGCTGAAGGGAATGCGATCATCGACTCTCACCGGGAAGCTCTTGACAAAGTCTTTGAAGACCATAAAGCAGAGGCATTACGCCAGTCCGAAACCCGGATCAAGGCAGAAACCACGAATGCAAAACTGGCTCTGAACCAGGCTCTTGCGAAATCCCAGCTTGAGATCAAAAGAAAGCAGGGTAAGATCCAGCAGGAGCTGAAAGATAAAATTTTTGAAGAAGCACAGGATCTGATCCATGCCTTTATGAAGACAGAAGCGTATGACGACTTTCTTATACGCTGCATCCGCAGTGCCGTCCGTTTTGCAGGAACTGACCCGGTTACAGTCTATATCAACCTGTCTGATGAAAAGAAAAAGACAGCGCTGGAAGATGCAACCCAGGTTCATCTGAGTGTCAGTGCAGAAGATTTTATCGGTGGTGTCCGCTCGGTCATCCGGTCACGCAACATCCTGATCGATAATTCTTTTCAGACTCAGTTAAAGGATCAGTATGATAAATTTATATTTGAAGGAGGAGACGGCATTGGTTAA
- a CDS encoding V-type ATP synthase subunit F, giving the protein MKMYLISDNVDTYTGMRLAGVDGIVIHEREELRTALEDVLADKTVGIVLLTEKLGREFPDLIDTFRLERKMPLLVEIPDRHGTGRKKDFITSYITEAIGLKL; this is encoded by the coding sequence ATGAAAATGTATCTCATCAGTGATAACGTTGACACGTATACCGGAATGCGGCTGGCAGGTGTGGACGGCATCGTCATCCATGAAAGGGAAGAGCTCCGTACGGCACTGGAAGATGTCCTTGCAGACAAGACCGTTGGCATCGTACTTCTGACTGAAAAGCTGGGGCGGGAATTTCCTGATCTGATCGACACATTCCGCTTAGAGCGGAAGATGCCGCTTCTGGTAGAAATCCCCGACCGTCACGGAACAGGGCGGAAAAAAGATTTTATCACTTCCTATATCACCGAAGCCATTGGCTTAAAACTTTAG
- a CDS encoding ATP synthase subunit C, which translates to MTIATKIIFIAALILSIIIPFGYYLIGEKNKKRYKRTIGINAFFFFGAFAIASVAMLAGPDSVHAATAAANGATLATGMGYLAAALVTGLSCIGGGIAVASAASAALGAISEDSSVLGKSLIFVGLAEGVCLYGLIISFMILGNL; encoded by the coding sequence ATGACTATCGCAACAAAAATTATTTTTATCGCAGCACTTATCTTAAGCATTATCATCCCGTTCGGCTATTACCTGATCGGTGAAAAGAACAAAAAGCGGTACAAACGCACGATCGGTATCAATGCATTTTTCTTCTTCGGTGCTTTTGCCATTGCTTCTGTTGCCATGCTGGCAGGTCCTGACAGCGTCCATGCAGCCACAGCCGCAGCCAATGGTGCGACTCTCGCCACAGGCATGGGCTACCTTGCAGCAGCACTCGTAACCGGACTTTCCTGTATCGGTGGTGGTATCGCCGTTGCAAGTGCGGCAAGTGCAGCGTTAGGTGCTATCAGTGAAGATTCCAGTGTACTTGGTAAATCTCTGATCTTCGTAGGACTTGCAGAAGGTGTATGCCTTTACGGACTGATTATTTCCTTCATGATCCTGGGAAATCTCTAA
- a CDS encoding V-type ATP synthase subunit D — translation MDPRTFPTKGNLMLAKNSLSLARQGYDLMDKKRNILIRELMDLIEEARTIQEDIDSTFMYAYQCLQRANIENGISTVELLAYTVPIENSITIQTRSIMGTEIPHVKYVPDPGQPTYSFSTTRESIDKAREAFRKVKELTIRLSMIENAAYRLASNIKKTQKRANALQNITIPMYENLVYTISNALEEKEREEFTRLKVIKQMKEKKEKK, via the coding sequence ATGGATCCTCGTACCTTCCCCACCAAGGGAAACCTGATGCTTGCCAAAAATTCACTGTCCCTGGCCCGTCAGGGATACGACCTGATGGATAAAAAAAGAAATATCCTCATCCGGGAACTGATGGATCTGATCGAAGAGGCCCGGACGATCCAGGAGGACATTGATTCGACTTTCATGTATGCTTATCAATGCCTTCAGCGTGCCAATATCGAGAACGGAATCAGCACAGTCGAGCTTCTCGCCTATACGGTTCCGATCGAAAATTCCATCACGATCCAGACACGCAGTATCATGGGAACTGAAATTCCTCATGTGAAATATGTTCCCGATCCCGGGCAGCCGACTTATTCTTTCAGCACAACCAGGGAATCCATCGACAAGGCCCGTGAGGCCTTCCGGAAAGTAAAAGAACTGACGATCCGGCTTTCCATGATCGAAAATGCCGCTTACCGGCTGGCAAGTAATATTAAAAAGACGCAGAAGCGTGCCAATGCACTGCAAAATATTACGATCCCGATGTATGAAAATCTGGTCTATACAATTTCCAATGCACTGGAAGAAAAAGAACGTGAAGAATTTACAAGACTGAAAGTCATCAAGCAGATGAAGGAAAAGAAAGAAAAGAAGTAA
- a CDS encoding V-type ATP synthase subunit I yields the protein MIVKMKFINISGPRNDIDRVTDQYLSRYEIQLESALSELKTVENLRPFVEINPYRDVLAKATQFVSYLPNADTVTPDSSLGLDDMFELVRNASADYEDLQQKKEKCKNKIEQLRTKQQIIAPFRPLECDLHQVLSYRFITYRFGRIAVEHYHKMLKYLMDDLGAIFVEGERDESFVYGAYFVSPGEAKKVDAVFRSLHFERIELKDEFEGTPAYAYQELEREIARVNVEMNDLDKEAGEMLSDRAAQLVAAKNRLEELSNNFDVRKMAARMDENQEDYYILCGWMAEDDVDRFLEEIKDDDKVFVVVEDDHDAYFGEPPTKLENPKLFKPFEMFIQMYGLPAHNEMDPTVFVGLTYSFIFGVMFGDVGQGLLLLIGGALIYHFKKIPLAGIISTAGFFSTIFGFMFGSIFGFEDVLKPLWIRPIDHMTTLPFLGKLNTVFIVAVAFGMFLIIVAMILHIINAAKSKDVEGTWFDANGVAGLVFYLAVVVTIVLFMTGNPLPGGIVMGVMFGVPLLLIFLKEPLARRIEKRADKMETGPGMYVVQGFFEMFETLLSYFSNTISFIRIGAFAVSHAAIMEVVLQLAGAESGHPNWIGVIFGNLFVCGFEGLIVGIQVLRLEYYEMFSRFYSGSGRAFNPYTKKKKNKQA from the coding sequence ATGATTGTAAAAATGAAATTTATCAACATATCCGGCCCGAGAAACGATATCGACCGGGTCACTGACCAGTATCTCTCACGCTATGAGATCCAGTTGGAATCCGCTCTCTCCGAGCTGAAGACAGTCGAGAACCTCCGTCCTTTTGTTGAGATCAATCCATACCGGGATGTTCTTGCAAAGGCGACTCAGTTCGTCAGTTACCTTCCAAATGCGGATACGGTCACTCCCGATTCATCTCTCGGTCTGGACGATATGTTTGAACTTGTGCGAAATGCAAGTGCAGATTATGAAGATCTGCAACAGAAAAAGGAAAAATGCAAAAATAAGATTGAACAGCTCCGTACAAAGCAACAGATCATTGCACCGTTCCGCCCACTGGAATGTGATCTGCATCAGGTACTCAGCTACCGGTTCATCACTTACCGCTTCGGACGGATCGCAGTAGAGCATTATCATAAAATGCTGAAATATCTCATGGATGACCTGGGTGCGATCTTTGTAGAGGGCGAACGGGATGAAAGCTTTGTCTATGGTGCTTATTTTGTTTCTCCGGGAGAAGCGAAAAAAGTAGATGCCGTCTTCCGCTCTCTTCATTTTGAACGGATCGAGCTGAAAGATGAATTTGAGGGAACTCCGGCTTATGCTTATCAGGAACTGGAGAGGGAGATTGCCCGGGTAAATGTGGAGATGAACGACCTCGACAAAGAAGCCGGGGAAATGCTCTCCGACCGTGCCGCACAACTGGTTGCCGCAAAGAACCGTTTAGAAGAATTGTCCAATAATTTTGATGTCCGCAAAATGGCGGCCCGTATGGATGAGAATCAGGAAGATTACTATATTCTCTGCGGCTGGATGGCAGAGGATGATGTGGATCGTTTTCTTGAAGAGATCAAAGATGATGACAAAGTCTTCGTTGTCGTTGAAGATGACCATGATGCTTACTTCGGTGAGCCTCCGACCAAGCTTGAGAATCCAAAGCTTTTCAAGCCTTTTGAAATGTTCATTCAGATGTATGGACTTCCCGCCCACAATGAGATGGACCCGACTGTATTTGTCGGACTGACCTACTCCTTTATTTTCGGAGTCATGTTCGGAGATGTCGGACAGGGACTTCTCCTTCTCATCGGTGGGGCATTGATCTATCACTTTAAGAAGATCCCTCTGGCGGGGATTATCTCCACAGCCGGATTCTTCTCCACAATCTTCGGATTTATGTTCGGAAGTATCTTCGGATTTGAAGATGTGCTGAAGCCTTTGTGGATACGGCCCATCGACCATATGACCACATTACCGTTCCTGGGGAAACTGAATACCGTCTTTATCGTAGCAGTTGCCTTTGGTATGTTCCTTATCATCGTGGCCATGATCCTGCATATTATTAATGCAGCAAAAAGCAAAGATGTCGAGGGAACCTGGTTTGATGCAAATGGTGTGGCAGGACTGGTTTTCTATCTCGCAGTGGTTGTCACCATTGTACTCTTCATGACCGGCAATCCGCTTCCGGGCGGAATCGTCATGGGCGTGATGTTCGGAGTACCGCTTCTTCTTATTTTCCTGAAAGAGCCGCTCGCCCGCAGGATTGAAAAGCGTGCTGACAAGATGGAGACCGGACCGGGAATGTACGTGGTTCAGGGATTTTTTGAGATGTTTGAAACTTTATTGAGTTATTTTTCCAATACGATTTCCTTTATCCGTATCGGAGCATTTGCCGTCAGCCATGCAGCCATCATGGAAGTGGTACTGCAGCTGGCAGGTGCAGAGAGCGGACATCCGAACTGGATCGGTGTTATTTTCGGCAATCTGTTCGTCTGCGGATTTGAAGGACTGATCGTCGGCATCCAGGTACTCCGTCTGGAATATTATGAAATGTTCAGCCGTTTCTACAGTGGCAGCGGCCGTGCATTTAACCCGTACACAAAAAAGAAAAAGAACAAACAGGCATAA
- a CDS encoding V0D/AC39 family V-type ATPase subunit produces the protein MGHLLEYSGIVTKTRAMESRLLSPGQFQELASLHTIPEAVEYLKKNTAYAETLESLEPTQLHRGNIEKLLTQSLYRDYTKLYRFCGQKQRKFMELRLKSYEIDLIDYCLRIVINHYKRPFDLHYKKEFFDRHSQLSIDRLITSRTTDELVDNLKGTEYYDPLKKLQDAQKVTLYDYDLALELYFFTTLWKARKKMLKKEDLELYERNCGSQIDLLNMQWILRAKKYYNMKPADIYLLIIPIHYKLSTAQIKEMVEAAGIEELQTLVSRTRYGRQYHFQKNPDMEQMYSECLHHLYLIDRRRNPYSIAAVNTYLFLKEEEIKKLTTTLECIRYGLSPGETMTYVGGRTQ, from the coding sequence ATGGGACATCTGCTTGAATACAGCGGGATCGTAACAAAGACGCGTGCCATGGAATCCAGACTTCTCAGCCCCGGACAGTTTCAGGAGCTTGCATCCCTGCATACCATACCGGAGGCAGTGGAATATCTGAAAAAGAATACTGCTTATGCAGAAACCCTTGAATCCCTTGAGCCGACGCAGCTTCACCGTGGAAATATCGAAAAGCTGCTGACTCAGTCACTTTACCGGGATTATACCAAGCTCTACCGTTTCTGCGGACAAAAGCAGCGGAAGTTCATGGAACTGCGGCTCAAATCCTACGAGATTGACCTGATTGATTATTGTCTGAGGATCGTCATCAATCATTATAAGAGACCTTTTGATCTTCATTATAAAAAGGAGTTCTTTGACCGTCATTCCCAGCTTTCCATCGACCGGCTCATCACTTCCAGAACGACAGATGAACTGGTGGACAATCTCAAAGGGACAGAATACTATGATCCGCTGAAGAAATTGCAGGATGCACAGAAAGTCACCCTGTATGATTATGACCTTGCACTGGAACTTTACTTTTTCACTACTTTGTGGAAAGCCCGTAAAAAAATGTTAAAAAAAGAGGATCTGGAACTCTACGAAAGGAATTGTGGTTCGCAGATCGATCTGCTCAATATGCAGTGGATCTTACGTGCAAAGAAATATTATAATATGAAGCCCGCGGATATTTATCTTCTGATCATTCCGATCCACTATAAATTATCAACCGCTCAGATCAAGGAAATGGTTGAGGCTGCGGGGATCGAAGAACTACAGACACTGGTGAGCCGGACCCGCTACGGAAGACAGTATCATTTTCAGAAAAATCCGGACATGGAACAGATGTATTCCGAGTGTCTGCATCACCTTTATCTGATCGACAGAAGACGGAATCCCTATTCGATCGCTGCTGTCAACACCTATCTCTTCCTCAAGGAAGAAGAAATCAAAAAGCTCACCACCACCCTTGAGTGTATCCGTTACGGACTCTCACCGGGTGAGACGATGACTTACGTTGGAGGTAGAACCCAATGA
- a CDS encoding aldose 1-epimerase family protein, with product MKLENEFLLVEIAAQGAEVTRIFNKKDETDVLWEGNPVFWCRHSPLLFPYVGKTYQNKLWIDGKQYDTEKHGFARTSLFDCVAESENSVTYMLKDSEETKKMFPYAFELYVTYTLEENRLNVKWEVKNPADKTMYFCIGGHPAIRFAKPEEKKTDYVLKFPGKKTLEYIGVIESEAAADPDTIYKMELENECYPLTEELLANDALIFDHEQFDEVWVCHKDGSPYVGMKYQGIPSMGIWSMPNAPFVCMEPWMGRCDNVGFNKDISEKPFINHVDAGETFVNGYELIVAVNHKG from the coding sequence ATGAAGCTTGAAAATGAATTTCTCCTTGTGGAGATCGCTGCACAGGGGGCAGAGGTAACAAGAATTTTTAACAAAAAAGATGAGACAGATGTACTGTGGGAAGGAAATCCGGTCTTCTGGTGTCGCCATTCTCCACTGCTTTTCCCGTATGTAGGAAAGACTTATCAGAATAAGTTGTGGATCGATGGAAAGCAGTATGATACAGAAAAGCATGGATTTGCACGTACAAGTTTATTTGATTGTGTGGCGGAAAGCGAAAATTCAGTAACTTATATGCTGAAGGATTCCGAGGAGACAAAGAAAATGTTTCCTTACGCATTTGAACTGTATGTGACGTATACGCTGGAAGAGAACAGACTGAATGTAAAATGGGAAGTAAAGAATCCGGCAGATAAGACGATGTATTTCTGCATCGGGGGACATCCGGCGATCCGTTTTGCGAAACCGGAAGAGAAGAAGACAGATTATGTCCTGAAATTCCCGGGAAAGAAGACGCTGGAGTACATCGGGGTGATCGAATCTGAGGCGGCAGCAGACCCGGATACAATTTATAAGATGGAGCTTGAAAATGAATGTTATCCGTTGACGGAAGAGCTTCTTGCCAATGATGCACTGATTTTTGATCATGAACAGTTTGATGAAGTGTGGGTATGTCATAAGGATGGAAGCCCCTATGTGGGAATGAAATATCAGGGCATCCCGAGTATGGGAATCTGGTCTATGCCGAATGCCCCGTTCGTATGCATGGAGCCATGGATGGGACGGTGTGATAACGTTGGTTTTAACAAGGATATCTCAGAGAAACCATTTATCAATCATGTAGATGCGGGAGAGACTTTTGTGAATGGATATGAGCTGATCGTAGCAGTAAATCATAAAGGATGA